CTTGTTCATCCGACCGATAAATTCCCAGATGGCCAACAGCGCGCGGTGAAAGGCAAAGGACTCCATAGCTTTTTCGAATTCGGCAATGGCCTTGGATGCATCTGATTCCAGACCTAATTGCAGCTCTGGTTCAACCGCCGCGTCAACTTCCGGAACTGCGCCTGAAAAATATTTATGAACCATTGCCACGACTCTGCTGAATAAATTTCCAAGATCGTTGGCCAGATCCGCATTAATGCGTTGTACCAGGGCTTCTTCGGAAAAGTTGGAGTCAAGCCCGAAGACCATTTCGCGCATTAAAAAAAACCTGAAGGCATCAAGTCCGTAAATCGTTGTCAACTGAAGCGGTTCTACCACATTCCCGATGCTTTTTGACATCTTGCTTTGATCAACATTCCAGTATCCATGGACATTCAGATGTTGAAATACGGGAATGCCGGCGGCTTTGAGCATAATCGGCCAGTAAATGCCATGGGGCTTGAGGATATCTTTGGCGATAATGTGCTGGGCAGACGGCCAGAATTTCTTAAACAGCTCGCCATCGGGGTATCCTAAGGCGGAAATATAATTGATAAGGGCATCGAACCATACATAGGTGACGTAGTCGTTATCAAAAGGAAGTGTGATTCCCCACTTCAGGCGCGTTTTGGGTCTTGAGATGCAGAGATCTTCCAGAGGGTCCTTTAAAAAGGCCAGAACTTCGTTTTGGTAACGTTCCGGACGTATAAAACCGGAATTATTGTTAATGTGGTCGATCAGCCAATCCTGATAGCGGCTCATTTTGAAGAAATAGTTGGATTCTCTGATACGTTCAGGCGCGGTTTCATGGTCAGGGCACTTGTCGTTGACCAACTCGCGCTCGAGATAGAAACGCTCGCATCCAAAACAGTAGAGTCCTTCATATTCGCTGAAATAAATGTCGCCTGAATCATAGATTTTTTGCAGTATCTGCTCCACGACAGCAATATGTGATGCCGCGGTGGTTCGGATAAAGTAATTGTATTTAACGTTGAGCTTCGGCCATAGCGCTTTGAAAAGTTTGCTGATTTTGTTCACATAGATCCGGGGGCTAAGGTTCTCCTCTTTGGCCGCACGAACCACCTTCTCGCCATGTTCATCCGTGCCGGTCAACAAGAACGTTTCGGTTTGGCACATGGAATGAAACCGGCAGGCGACATCTGCCACGATTGTTGTGAATGCATGTCCAAGATGGGGTCTGGCATTTACATAGTAGATCGGTGTCGTTATATAAAAGAGCTCGGGCATTTTTTCTCCTATGAATCCTCCGTGATGATTTGGTCTAATCCAACTTCAATATCCTGGCCGTCATCTAACCGGATTGCGATACAATTGCAGATGGGGTTGTGACGGATCACTTTGCCTTTACCGGTTTTGGTTGCTACGGTTTTGCCGATTTTGGGGAATTGTGTCCGGAGTGCTTGATACGTTTCATTTTCAAAGGTCAGGCAGCACATCAGCCGACCGCACTGGCCGGAGATTTTGGTGGGGTTTAACGACAGCCCCTGTTCTTTTGCCATGCGAATGGAGACAGGCCCGAACTTTTCTATGAATGCCGAGCAGCAAGTTACACGTCCGCATCTGCCGATACCCCCGCACATTTTGGCCTGGTTGCGGATTCCCACCTGTCGCATCTCAATCCGGACTCCCAACTCTTTAACCAGCATCTTAACAAGTTGCCGGAAATCGACACGGCCCTCTGAAGTGAAATAAAATGTTAATTTGCTGGCATCAAAGGAACATTCTACGGAAAACAGGTTCATTTTAAGGCCAAGCTCTTTGATGCACTGCTGGCAATAGGTGTGGGCCTTTTTTTCGGTCTCGAGATT
This portion of the Candidatus Desulfatibia profunda genome encodes:
- the metG gene encoding methionine--tRNA ligase, with protein sequence MPELFYITTPIYYVNARPHLGHAFTTIVADVACRFHSMCQTETFLLTGTDEHGEKVVRAAKEENLSPRIYVNKISKLFKALWPKLNVKYNYFIRTTAASHIAVVEQILQKIYDSGDIYFSEYEGLYCFGCERFYLERELVNDKCPDHETAPERIRESNYFFKMSRYQDWLIDHINNNSGFIRPERYQNEVLAFLKDPLEDLCISRPKTRLKWGITLPFDNDYVTYVWFDALINYISALGYPDGELFKKFWPSAQHIIAKDILKPHGIYWPIMLKAAGIPVFQHLNVHGYWNVDQSKMSKSIGNVVEPLQLTTIYGLDAFRFFLMREMVFGLDSNFSEEALVQRINADLANDLGNLFSRVVAMVHKYFSGAVPEVDAAVEPELQLGLESDASKAIAEFEKAMESFAFHRALLAIWEFIGRMNKYIDVTAPWVLAKKKTSRKQLEVVIYNLLEGVRIISGLIYPIMPNAAATMQKHLGLNPQKPFYYLENLKSWKNIAPGTKLPKSITLFPRIDLNKNKLTSKDSGDIMPEVQKIKPEITTDTLSKVDLRVATVIQAEAIPRAKNLLKLEVDLGEKRTIVAGISAHYAPEELVGRQIIVVANLKPVKIMGILSNGMLLAAIDDYGCAVATVDKKVKPGTPLN
- a CDS encoding stage 0 sporulation family protein, producing MKKVVGIRFKPAGKIYDFDSGAFVLNRGDHVIVETEQGLSFGMVAAPPVPVDDDQSEKPLKKVFRLASQEDFYQRNNNLETEKKAHTYCQQCIKELGLKMNLFSVECSFDASKLTFYFTSEGRVDFRQLVKMLVKELGVRIEMRQVGIRNQAKMCGGIGRCGRVTCCSAFIEKFGPVSIRMAKEQGLSLNPTKISGQCGRLMCCLTFENETYQALRTQFPKIGKTVATKTGKGKVIRHNPICNCIAIRLDDGQDIEVGLDQIITEDS